The sequence below is a genomic window from Oreochromis niloticus isolate F11D_XX linkage group LG3, O_niloticus_UMD_NMBU, whole genome shotgun sequence.
CCAGTACAATAAGAGTCACTTTTTCCACACAGGTTGATGTTAATTaccagataaaataaaaataagagaagataagataagataagatgacctttattagtcccacaggtgggaaatttgttttgttacagcaaaagtgcaaagttatgtagcagaaattagaaaacacacaataaaataaaatactatatacaatagaataaaatagaatagaataatatatacaatagcataaaatagaaatacaaatactatatacaactgagtaggaaaatacaaaaacacaacttcgtcagaagaagaattgcacatatagcagtcttattgcacatgtgtggatgtgtgtgtttgatcagctgcaaaagtctttgttgtagagtctgacagcagtggggaggaaagacctgcgaaatctctccgtcccacaccgtgagtgccgcagtctcccactgaaggagctgctcagtgctgtcacagtctcctgcatgaggtgggagatgttgtccatccgggatgacagcttagccaccattctcctgtcactcaccacctccactgggtccagaggaaTCAGGAAGTTGTTACTGAAAGCTGATATGACTGAGTGTGatcaatttgaaaaaaaaaacacgtttcatctctctcttttcctttcttaATATTGACTAACATCACAGAAATATATCGAAGAACATTtataatcaaataaaataaagctgtCATTGTCTTTGCAGATAAATTTCGCACATGTACTCCAGCCATGAGCTTGTGTAGCCATCACCCAACTCTGCATGTTAGAATGCAAATGTGCACTGAAGAATAAATAATTGTCTCATGTCGCATTAAACCTTGTATGGTATTTAAGTCTGTTGTATCCTTTTCAGTgtttaccaaaataaaaattatacaaTTAATAAATTGCATTGCATTAAAGTTTGTATTACAGTTATTGTTATAACCTCATattaatcttctatttacaggtgttaGTATAATCATATGATCTTTCATTGcaggtgtaaccatgatcatcCTTATATATATTGCAGTGtggtgcttattatggagttgtgcACAAGTtagtaagggttaaaagctacagtcagcgggatgtctggctgatctattgagTAAAGTGACTTAGAGCATAGAAGACCGCATACGATtacaaaacatttattcaatattACATACCTGATTCAGATTATTACACACGAGCTGAGAGGTGAAATAGGGTGCATTTGAGGTTaggatacagacacacacacacacccagttAGTGGGTTCATGTTTAGGTAAAAGTTCAAATATTCGAAAAATAGTTTGCAAAACCTTGTAACTGTACGATTATGTTTGCAGAAGGGACAGTTAGCTCCAGGAGATAAGTGAGAGTCAGTGCCTACCCTCGAGACGGAGAGAATGTTCCAAAAGTGTGTCAAAAGTTGTCAACATTTATTGTATTGTATCTGCTTGATGCATGATGGGGCGCCATAAACAATACCCTCATGCCATAAAAACAACTGCTTGTGTGTTATTGGGCAAGATCTtatgctgtctgcgtacagtgttcatctcccacgcgtgtgttcattaaaaatcGTCGTTTGACTCAACCCagccggaccagtgttgttattttggttttcctcttgTATCTATCTCTAATACTTTTGAACCCGCAAcaatggtttattaaaataatcaaattacagcatttacatttattttaaacttcttttaattaactgctttagcccactgaaaatgaaaatttaaaaaaaatcttgttcatgacctgtgtagtatgttaacactattagaagtaaaaataactccaACTCCAATACCTCCagttttgaaaacacaaaatttgttttataaagctctgacttgtattatgagtctgtggtctgggaaaGAGTCCTGtagctctctgtctgcaaaatacagtatataataacaaatgttgggcaattaattatatagttaaaaaagtaactgagttttgcaaacaacaaagttttttgcagctatttttttaaatgctgccaaggcgttttttttaaataaacatttcaaactatttacagcacaatcagctgttctgcatcaaatttgatgtcacacaaattatttgtgccactccaaaaaataatttctgtccactatgagataaaggagaacagcctgatacctgcaggcctgacaacaggagatgtatcactgctgtaacacctgtaacattcagcagtcgcctcattgttctgacacacacaacaaaactattgactacactacacactaactacacaagatttgcgctaaatgTCTCAAATCTCTCAGATCTCAAAACactcactcctaaaacttcccccttcctaaacaactaaatgccttgttgccatatcatttcttgattggttgacatggtaCGTGACATGACATGGGGGGGGGGCGGTTAGCTCAAAGCCGGAGAGTGCTTTTGAGCATTTTCCTTATAAAGTGCcctttttaccgtttcttcccgcactaaatataaacaacgatagtattcagagaaaaatacaaacattgcatatttatctgtatttttttaaccataactctggttttacgtggcctatcaacacactttaaaaactggtataaagtcaaAACttttccgtctgtcctgctcacatctccaatggttgtacacgttgtcattaacgtggcttcactccacatcagccacgctgctttgctagctaaaacaccggtgtcggcacataaggacgctgtcatagccatAGGCTATAGTCATCAGTGAGTTCTGTTTCCATGAAGTGTGTACATGGTCTGCAATAATAATTATGTATGTGTCAAAGTAACCTACACATGTACCACAGGACCTACgttaaagcagcagaaaattgcCCATAGCTACAAACTGCCTCTGTCAGCTTTGCCTTCTTTCCATAGTGCATACTGGTCTCAGGTAAGTGACACACGTGCACCTGGTCTCCACCTGATGTAGAAGAAAACATGATTCATcaacactctcttttttcatgtCTGGTCAAGGTCAGgttttacaacagggcaatagcccaAATCAGAGCTaacagctgacctgattggATATCTTGAGGGGcagtaacaacaacaataataataataataatagtaataataataataacaatgataataataataataataatgataataataataaataataataataataataataataataataataataataatagtaataataataataataatagtaataataataatagtaataataataataataatagtaataataataataataataataatagtaataataataataatagtaatgtgGAATGAACattcaattattatttttttatttatcaattAAGGGATACCTTTTTTTACTCATACGTTTCTTGCACTTTACAAAAATCCACTTTAAGTTGCTGTGTTGTGCTGTGTTTAGTTGTGTGTGGTGCCGATGTGGGTTAATTACCATTTTCGTTGTACTAATGTACAaggtatgactgtgcaatgacaataaagaagtTAAAGTTAtgtgaagaagttcaagtgaagtttgatcaaacagcagaacacattaaggtccaggcccgacacacagagaggcagattaaggagcagtttaagaagcttcaccagtttctagcagaggaagaggaggccaggctggctgcactgagggaggaagaggagcagaagagtgggatgatgaaggagcgctgagagctgaagacgtctcattcctgcacaactacaaggctgcagtggaaagagtccagcgctgccccctgctggatgatccacagctgccctcaggagctctgatagaccaggccaaacacctgggcaacctgaccttcaacatctggaagaacatgaaggacatggtctcctacactcctctcattctggacccaaacactgctcatccaaacctcatcctgtctgaagatctgaccagtgtgagatatggaggagagaggcagcagcttcctgataatccagagagGTTTGATCATTCCTGCTCTGTCCTGGGCTCTGAGGGCTTTAACtcagggactcacagctgggatgTTGAAGTTGGAGACAGTACATGGTGGGAACTGGGTGTGTTGGCAGAGTCTGTGGAGAGGAAGGGAAACAGTCTGTCTGGATTGTGGGGAATAATGTTCTATCAAGATAAACAGTCAGCATGCTCACCATCGGCTAAAACTGATCTCTCAGTACAGAAAAAGTtccagaggatcagagtgaatctggactggaacagaggaaagctgtcgttctctgatcctgatactaacacacacatacacaccttcacacacactttcactcacAGGATGTTTCCAATCATTAACACTGTTGGTAAAGTGAAGGTGTTGCCGTTGaaggtgtcagtgtcagtggagcagatgagttgaggatgatgatgtttctaatgttgtttcctgtcagtgaattgaagctgttaaactgcagctgtcctcctgctgcctcgttgttccaaagctctttgtttctcttttagttctcactgtttctttctgtttctgctgtccaccttttcacatggaaaatcatttcactgtttctcactgaatgactccccaaactagatttgaaattctatcaagtttctaatcattacaagtgattcatgtttctatttgatGTGTGAACTGTTGAGCTTTAGTAAGCCATTATTAAGATCTTATTTCATCATTTATGAAGCATTACTTCACCTTAGTGTtcatttataaatatttattcttGATAAAGCCCTATATCATTGTATTCTttctaaataaattataaagtcTTTAGATgcaaatttatatatttattgattAACATGTGAGCTCCATGTTTGTGTCTtaataaatgatttttaaataattatattattttgtaaTTGATTGTTATTTCTGACAGTTAGAAGTTGTTAGGTATTTTAAGTGACCTCATCGAAAGTGAAGCGTAATTTCGCCTTAAAttgttttaagataagataacctttattagtcccacccgtgggaaatttgttttgtcacagcaggaagtggacagtgcaaaagttatgaagcaaaaattagaataaaataaaataagaataaatacagtacacaactgtacagaatagaataaaataaaatactatatacagtagaatattaatgaaaataaaagtagctcataactgaaaaaaatctCACCTATCTTCACAAGAGAAAATGatacaaagcacaaacagatacaaaacattaaaatatttgttgCCAGAGTAAATGTAGGCAGGAGAAGAGTCTGAGTTTGTAGGAGGGGTTTAAGAGAGAAAGATACACTGAGACGATGGAGCATACTGAACCTGCTCGGAAGGCATCCAGTCAGGTTCAAAATGCTTTcagatatttttgtgtttatatttatagatatgAAACTTTAAAGGTTTAGAGTTCAGGCAAACTGGAACCCCCCAATGTTAAGGATCTGACACCACATAAGGGCTGGCTTACCCCATCACTCCCGACTGATGCAGGAACTGGGTCATGGTAGATACGACACAAGGGTCTGCCCCAAGGACCACACCCCTGGGGAACCTGAGAAGGGTCCCTAAAACCCAAGGCTGGGAGGTGGCAGGGCCAGGCTGGTTCCTGAAAACTGTCATGAACAAGGAGGGGCTTTTGGTGGCCCTGGGCCCGAATTAATTGTCAAAGAATTTATTGACAAACAAAATCAATAACATCTGAAGTATTCCTTGATGTTCATGTAGACTTTTGTTTCATTATCAATCATTAAAAAGATCTTAAACATTTGTAAAATGTGTTAGAGCTGTGTACAACTATGCTACTTTCTACCGTAAACCATGCAATCTTTTTCTATACACAGCATAAAAGTGCAAAATAGGTCTGCTAAAATAAAGTGTTACCACAAAGGAAACTGAGGACTCATATTATCACGAGACTTTATTCAATCATTCACTTTGATATGAACACTTATAGTATCAGCATTTTCATTCGTTTGGTTGTGACATTAAATCTCATATTGTAAAGATTCAACATTGTAATTAGTAATATGTTGTTCATTTAGACTATTCAGGTTTATCCTTTTTCATGCAAAGTGTAAATCGTTAGTTGTTCTAGTCCCTACTACACCGTTTTTTTCATTGTCAGTGTCCGAGCTGTGTTACTACAGAATCAGACATTTGCTACTATCTGCAGTGTTAGGTTTCTGCGCCTGTGCCACTAACAACGGGGCCAAAAGACCCAGTCCTCCCACAGTGTTGGTTGGTTTGCTAATGTCCTGTAGTTTTTGTTGTATCTGACAGATTGCCTGTTCATTCTTCTGACATCTCAGTAATCCTCTCTCAGTCTCATGAAAGAGAACATCAACATGCAGGATGACATTTGGAAATATTTGAGACCACTCTGTATCACTTGTTGAGTAGTCTGTCTTTCGGGTATGGTGCATCACAACCAGGATGATGTCTTTATTACCTGCacacagcagaaaaaacactaaataaataaaatcaaatacaaAGCTATTGCATTGTTACTGTTTTGAATGATAGAGGGCTGAAACCATAAGAAAAGATGTTTCCATGATTATCtgcaaaactgaattaaaatattaataagcATATTGATAGTGAGTAAAGTTAAAGAGAAATTATGGAAAACTGAACACAGTTCATATTACTGTGACCAAGCTTAATGGTACCTGGTGCTTTAGCCATGGCTGCCTCCACATCTGACCTAACACAAGAGTTGATTGGGCAGAAAACAATGACAGTGTTGCATTTCTGTAGGTCTGTGCTCTCCACCAGTAGCTGTTGAGACAAGTTTACAACTTGGTACAGCACATCTTTGTCGGCCCCGAAGGTCTCAGCTGTGCAGTAAGTGTAGATCTTTACTGCATCTGCACACATtttgaaaagaggaaaaacttaACAGAAAAGCTTTaggtcttttttaaaaaaaaaagtttgattgGATGCTCACTCTGACACATGACTAAATGGCAAATTTTGTCTTCTTGATAAGAAACAAGGTTGTATTTACCATGTAATGACGTAATGCATACTGTGGTACACAGTGTGGTGtgatttgtaaaaataaaaagagtggCATTGGTAAGAGGTTGAAACTTTTCCTCTAATGGAAAAAACTCTGGAAACACTGTTAATCCaccaattattttgttttactgtCAGTGTCATTTAGAGGAGTCTTTCCCAACCTTTCGGACCACGGCAAGTTTTTCTCATTAAAGAAATGACACGATACAGCAGCAAGCAAAAATGTTGTTGCTAGGGTCTTCTTTTGGGTTGAaattttctccaggacccaggtcagactggctacttttactttttaataatGTATCCTTTGCTATTATGCACAACATTGTCTGTTGAGTCTGCTCTTCCACAGACCCCactagtttagagacttattcctcatgaagaacaaaaacaagacagaacatCTTCAACCAGTCTTTTATTCGCTAGCGAGGAAAGGCTGATCGGAACCAGGCTGTGGAGCTTAACGTTCCTCACCTGACTccagagacaaaggaatgtctttgatccTACAGCTTGAACCaagacttacaaatttaagaaacacaatgacaacattcgCACTCACAGCATGACTGTTATGTAGTTTCTTTTccctcttcttctgttttatttgcagttggtaacccatttaattagagcaggtagttgtactaCCCTCTAATGGAAGAGAATGGGATTATTCTGCCCGTTACGCTGGTTGcttagagtactaatcaggtggaaccatTAATCTTCCATGGCACTCCTGATAATTTCTCAAAGCACACCTATGTGCCGTGACACAGTGGTTAGGAAACACTGATGGACAGTTTCATCAAAACAAGTTCAGAGGCTAAATGTATAAACGCAACATGTATGAGGATATTTACATatctttataaaaaaaacaaacaaatgaaataaaagtgaaGGCTTTCTGTGTCAGAAACTCATTAACAAATTCTCACAGTGTGAAAGTTACACGAACAAACCAGCTGATTAAAATATGACATTATGACAATATGACAGAGAAGAAAGcttttcataattttatttagaaatggCAATACATTTCAAGAATTAGAAATACCATTACATACCCTTCCTGCAGTTGTCTGGAAGTTTGCACGGCCTCTGAAAGAAATTGTAGACAAATTgaaatttgtttgtttacttacattttttcagacaggaaactctattttaaaaaagtgtgtgaTCCTATTGTTGATTTGCTGCTGTGACTTACTTAACAGAATGACAGTTTATTGTTGTGGTTTTTAATGAAGTAAATTTAAAAGCTAAATGGTATTTTAGATTATCAAGTGGACTTCCATGAACATGGTCCCATATCAGTTTGGTTTGGAATTAATCATTTGAAATGGAGACTACTGATGAACATCTAACCAGAACTATACCTATACTCATACAGCTAAGGTCATATAGTTGGGTAATGTTTTTCTTGGCCCTGAAACCGTTTCTCAGACAATTGTTTAATAATTTTTAGCCTGTGACCATAGAGTATTACATATATGCCACTATGCCACTACCAGCTCCACCACCTGATCTCTGACAACAACGAGATGGCCTACCTGAAGGAGATTAGGAATCTGGAGAACTGGTGCCAGAGGAGCAACCTCCTTCTAAACGTCAgtaagacaaaggagttgatagtggacttcagcaCTAAGCAGGAGCACTAGTCATCAACGAGTGCCcagtggagagagtggacagCTTCAAATACCTCGGAGTTCACATCACGcaggacctgtcatggtcctgtcacATCAACACCATGGTGAAAAAGACCCGACAGCATCTCTACCTCCTCAGACGCTTGAGAGACTTCCGACTCCCCTCCAAGGTGCTCAGGAACTTTTACTCGTTCACCATAGAAAGCATCCTGACGGGAAACATCTTAACCTGGTTCGGGAACAGCACCATGCAGGACAGACGAGCTCTACAGAGGGTTGTGCGATCAGCTGAGCGCACCATCCGCTCTGAGCTCTCTGACCTGCACTCAATCTACAGCAGGCGGTGCTGGACCAAGGCCAGGAAGATCGTGAAGGACCTCAGCCATCCCAACAATGGACTGTTCTCTCTGTTGAGGTCAGGGAAGCGATTCCGCTCCCTGAGgaccaacacagagagactgaggaggagcttcttcccgcAGGCGATACGGTCTCTCAATCACACCACCACATAGAACGGACCCACATATATGATtcctacacacacactggacagtCTGGACATTGTTTACACTAATTCGATTAGATGCGTGGTCATCTAATCACTTCATCACTAAATCACTTTAAGCATATTTGCACTGCACAAGACACCTACaatgtggtttgcacaacactggacattatatttcttcatttccatttaatactgtacagctgctgttattgtatatatatttatatttcttcatacattcttatatatttccatactgtgtattgtgtattttgttgtacagttattttattttcaactttaatttatatatattttattctaattctttcccagttaaatttaaccttcattctaatttgtgttgtacagttatttaatttttaactttaatttttttattttattttattttattccttcctagttaaatttaccctttttaattttcatatttatttcctatctTATTCATAgccctttcttttttcttta
It includes:
- the LOC109196800 gene encoding uncharacterized protein LOC109196800, translating into MEKSKNQSPSSPSAAPTPQVQRPCKLPDNCRKDAVKIYTYCTAETFGADKDVLYQVVNLSQQLLVESTDLQKCNTVIVFCPINSCVRSDVEAAMAKAPGNKDIILVVMHHTRKTDYSTSDTEWSQIFPNVILHVDVLFHETERGLLRCQKNEQAICQIQQKLQDISKPTNTVGGLGLLAPLLVAQAQKPNTADSSKCLIL